Within Terriglobia bacterium, the genomic segment ATGGCGCTGCTCCGGGCTACGTCAAAACAGACAGAGCCGATATCGCCGTCCGACTGCTGCGTAATCTCAACTACTGGGCCGACAAGTTGGCGCTCGTCGAGACGGTGGACTCGGGCGCGCAGATGGCGGCAAACACCAGAATTTTTGAACTGATTGAACTGCTTGCGCCTGCTGGCCTGAGCATCGCTTGCGCCCTGGACCGCAGCGGGGAAAGGTTCGTTCCCTATTATCGCCTGTGCCGCACGGATGAGATTGATCTGACGAATCCCCAGGACGGACGCAAGCCGCGGCGAAAGCCTTTCTTGTTCGGCGCCAGTGCCAGTCCCAAAGCAAATGCCCCTGCAAAGGCGAGCTCTGTTCCGGTTCGTCCCGACCCGCTGGCCACACTGAAGGGCGTACAGACCGGGCTATTTAGCTATCGGGCTGAACAATGGCGCGATCCCGATTTTGGCGAAAGGGGCAAGCGATGATCACCGTCCGGGTGAAAAGCACACTCTTGCAGTCAGCCTCATTCGACGCTCGCCGGCGGGAGATGCAAGTCCAGTTCGTGAACGGCACCAAGAAAACATATTGCAGCGTATCCCGCATGACATTCCTGCAACTCGTTCGCGCTCGAAGCGTGGGG encodes:
- a CDS encoding KTSC domain-containing protein — translated: MITVRVKSTLLQSASFDARRREMQVQFVNGTKKTYCSVSRMTFLQLVRARSVGRFYRRVIMGKFTQVSETRKQQGKTLEAGRAVRQV